From the Quercus lobata isolate SW786 chromosome 6, ValleyOak3.0 Primary Assembly, whole genome shotgun sequence genome, one window contains:
- the LOC115949647 gene encoding uncharacterized protein LOC115949647 yields MACLDMYNSEHNKGHHYAPMSPRISFSSDFVDVQQTTKQERGSASAPVSSDFEFSVSNYSMMSADELFCKGRFLPFKDNNNNQMQRTTTLRDELLLGDDDDVSSRPPKGSTRWKGLLGLKRSTHIGSKKADKGEGSVENKRSSLVHEDANVGHTSQEQLN; encoded by the exons ATGGCATGCTTAGACATGTATAACTCCGAGCACAATAAGGGTCACCACTATGCTCCTATGAGCCCAAGAATCTCCTTCTCCAGTGACTTCGTCGATGTCCAGCAGACCACAAAGCAAGAAAGAGGCTCAGCCTCAGCACCAGTGTCCTCAGACTTCGAATTTTCAGTGTCAAACTATTCCATGATGAGCGCTGACGAGCTTTTCTGCAAAGGCAGGTTCTTGCCTTTCAAGGACAATAACAACAACCAAATGCAGAGAACTACAACTTTGAGGGATGAGCTTCTTCTTGGTGATGATGACGACGTGTCGTCTAGGCCACCGAAGGGTTCCACGAGGTGGAAAGGGCTTCTGGGTCTGAAGAGATCGACCCACATTGGTTCCAAGAAAGCTGATAAGGGTGAAGGATCTGTTGAAAATAAAAGGTCTAGTTTGGTTCATGAGGACGCCAATGTTGGCCACACTTCAcag gAGCAGTTGAATTAA